A single region of the Mercenaria mercenaria strain notata chromosome 6, MADL_Memer_1, whole genome shotgun sequence genome encodes:
- the LOC128557959 gene encoding uncharacterized protein LOC128557959, which produces MTDKEINCEPCSREEIKVPASRYCYECSEKICEDCVKLHKKIKSLSNHKLCNLGDGESDVAQFDYLKSLTKCPEHQAEEVRYICKDHDQLCCNECAIVRHRKCDHMISIADELSKLEISDQDIDFRLGEIFDGSKELTEYETKHQSTVKASKIQIRDKLAALKKKIDEAFYKMEQIMLQDADDRSDNVMKKSKTQLDSIEMLKTEVNWSRDNLRIVRNNGEKLHLFLVERKLKTELKRHEDTLQNLRKDSSVKSLTLVDDISEQDLMKTIASCSRIEELTSIAGIPASTEICKVTLTGEPVLISKMKLTVSSGHARACLWIDNFVVVGLQEMKQLQLFDINKESLKYNKTENLSSQPWSLKKVDDSRFAVCYPRSNAIELMKINKGTFETVNTFKTDSAIYDISYNKLQRQIIGLSRSGTIDVFELDGTKTGSVPLASEMCKVVKKAYGICFDTGTNVLYISSHGLNKVVAVKLDGTLVFEYSYQNLMYPWHPDIDAKGNIYIPHFVGIHQLDRNGKLLREIKFPGCGHCVRFDNSKTKFIVSHYSPRGIRMYNLK; this is translated from the coding sequence ATGACGGACAAGGAAATTAATTGTGAACCATGTTCTCGGGAAGAAATAAAAGTACCGGCAAGTCGTTATTGTTACGAGTGCTCCGAGAAAATATGCGAAGACTGTGTGAAACTACATAAGAAAATCAAAAGTCTATCAAATCATAAACTTTGTAACCTTGGCGACGGAGAATCAGATGTTGCTCAATTTGATTACTTGAAGTCACTAACAAAATGTCCGGAGCATCAGGCGGAGGAGGTTCGATACATCTGCAAGGACCACGACCAGTTATGTTGTAATGAGTGCGCGATAGTAAGGCACCGGAAGTGTGACCATATGATCTCTATAGCAGACGAACTATCCAAGTTGGAGATTTCAGACCAGGATATAGATTTCAGACTGGGTGAAATTTTTGATGGTTCCAAAGAGCTCACAGAATACGAAACTAAGCACCAGTCTACAGTAAAAGCTTCAAAGATTCAAATTAGAGATAAGCTTGCAGCgcttaaaaagaaaatagatgAAGCTTTCTATAAAATGGAGCAAATTATGTTACAGGATGCTGACGACAGAAGCGACAACGTAATGAAGAAAAGTAAAACACAACTTGATAGCATTGAAATGTTGAAAACTGAGGTTAATTGGTCACGTGACAACCTACGTATTGTCCGTAACAATGGAGAAAAGCTTCATTTGTTCCTGGTTGAAAGGAAATTGAAAACAGAGCTTAAACGACACGAAGACACGCTTCAAAATCTTCGAAAAGACTCAAGCGTGAAAAGTCTTACTTTGGTAGATGACATTTCTGAACAAGACTTAATGAAAACCATTGCTTCCTGTTCTCGTATCGAAGAGCTAACATCTATTGCAGGAATACCCGCAAGTACAGAAATATGCAAGGTCACTCTAACCGGAGAACCAGTATTAATTAGCAAGATGAAATTGACAGTTTCATCAGGTCATGCACGTGCATGCCTGTGGATTGACAATTTTGTTGTCGTTGGTTTGCAAGAGATGAAGCAGCTTCAACTGTTTGATATCAATAAAGAATCActtaaatacaataaaacagaAAACCTGTCCTCACAACCATGGTCTTTGAAAAAAGTAGATGATTCAAGATTTGCTGTTTGTTACCCACGTAGCAACGCTATTGAGCTAATGAAGATCAATAAAGGGACATTTGAAACAGTGAATACGTTCAAAACAGACAGTGCTATCTATGATATTTCGTACAACAAATTACAACGCCAAATTATAGGTCTTTCCAGGTCTGGGACTATAGATGTGTTCGAGCTTGATGGTACTAAAACTGGCTCTGTCCCATTAGCATCCGAAATGTGTAAAGTTGTGAAGAAAGCGTACGGAATCTGTTTTGATACAGGCACAAACGTGTTGTACATATCTAGCCACGGTCTGAATAAAGTGGTGGCTGTGAAGTTAGATGGTACATTAGTTTTCGAATACAGTTACCAAAATCTGATGTACCCTTGGCATCCAGACATAGATGCCAAAGGAAATATTTATATACCGCATTTCGTAGGGATACATCAGCTTGATAGAAATGGGAAACTCCTGCGTGAAATAAAGTTTCCCGGATGTGGGCATTGTGTTAGGTTTGATAACAGTAAGACCAAGTTCATAGTGTCTCATTACAGTCCTCGTGGTATTCGAATGTACAATTTGAAATAA
- the LOC128557932 gene encoding uncharacterized protein LOC128557932 has translation MTDEDINCEPCSREEIKVPASRYCYECSEKICEDCVKLHKKIKSLSNHKLCYLGDGESDVAQFDFLKSLTKCPEHQAEEVRYICKDHDQLCCNECAIVRHRKCDHMISIADELSKFEISDQDINFRLGEILDSSEKLTEYETKHQSTVKASKMQIREKLAAFKMKIDEAFCKMEQTILQDADDRSSNILKGSNTQLESIETLKTEVNQSRDNLCTALNNGEKLHLFLIERLLKTELKRHEDTLQNLRSDSSVKCLTLVDDISEQDLMKTIASCSHLEELTSSAGIPSNTEICEIAVTGEPVFISEMKLNISSGNARACVWIDNFVIVGLQEMKQLRLFDINKESLKCNKTENVSSQPLSLKKVDDSRFAVCYPFNNSIELMKISKGTFETVSTFKTDGAIWDISFNKLQRQIIGISRSGTIDVFQLDGTKSGSVPLTPKMSYVVKNAYGICFDTGTNVLYISSRDLHQVVAVKLDGTLVFEYSQQNLQYPWQPDIDAKGNIYIPGVGGIHQIDRNGKLLREIKLPGHGLCVTFDESNTKFIVSFGNPSRILMYKLK, from the coding sequence ATGACGGACGAGGACATTAACTGTGAACCATGTTCTCGGGAAGAAATAAAAGTACCAGCAAGCCGTTATTGTTATGAGTGCTCCGAGAAAATATGCGAAGACTGTGTAAAACTACATAAGAAAATCAAAAGTCTGTCAAATCATAAACTTTGTTACCTCGGCGACGGAGAATCAGATGTTGCTCAATTTGATTTCTTGAAGTCACTCACAAAGTGTCCGGAGCATCAGGCAGAGGAGGTTCGATACATCTGCAAGGACCATGACCAGTTATGTTGTAACGAGTGTGCGATAGTAAGGCACCGGAAGTGTGATCATATGATCTCTATTGCAGACGAACTATCCAAGTTTGAAATTTCAGACCAGGATATAAATTTCAGACTGGGTGAAATTTTGGATAGTTCCGAAAAGCTGACAGAATACGAAACTAAGCACCAGTCTACAGTAAAAGCTTCAAAGATGCAAATAAGAGAAAAGCTTGCAGcgtttaaaatgaaaatagatgAAGCTTTCTGTAAAATGGAGCAAACTATTTTACAGGATGCTGACGACAGAAGCTCCAACATATTGAAGGGAAGTAATACACAACTTGAAAGCATTGAAACGCTGAAAACTGAGGTTAATCAGTCACGTGACAACCTTTGTACTGCTCTTAACAATGGAGAAAAACTTCATTTATTCCTGATTGAGAGGCTGTTGAAAACAGAACTTAAACGACACGAAGACACGCTTCAAAATCTTCGAAGTGACTCAAGCGTGAAATGTCTTACTTTAGTAGACGACATTTCTGAACAAGACTTGATGAAAACCATTGCTTCCTGTTCTCATCTCGAAGAGCTAACATCTAGTGCTGGAATACcttcaaatacagaaatatgcgAGATCGCTGTCACCGGAGAACCAGTATTTATTAGCGAAATGAAATTGAATATTTCGTCAGGTAATGCACGTGCGTGCGTGTGGATAGACAACTTTGTTATCGTTGGTTTACAAGAAATGAAGCAGCTTCGATTGTTTGATATAAATAAGGAATCACTTAAATGCAATAAAACAGAAAACGTGTCCTCACAGCCATTGTCTTTGAAAAAAGTAGATGATTCAAGATTTGCTGTCTGTTACCCATTTAACAACAGTATTGAGCTAATGAAGATCAGTAAAGGGACATTTGAAACGGTGAGTACGTTCAAAACAGACGGTGCTATCTGGGATATTTCGTTCAACAAATTACAACGCCAAATTATAGGTATTTCCAGGTCTGGGACTATTGATGTGTTCCAACTGGATGGTACTAAATCTGGCTCTGTCCCATTAACACCCAAAATGTCTTATGTTGTGAAGAATGCGTACGGAATTTGTTTCGATACAGGCACTAACGTGCTGTACATATCTAGCCGCGATCTGCATCAAGTGGTGGCGGTGAAGTTAGATGGTACATTAGTTTTCGAATACAGTCAACAAAATTTACAGTATCCTTGGCAACCAGACATCGATGCCAAAGGAAATATTTATATACCGGGTGTTGGAGGGATACATCAGATTGATAGAAATGGAAAACTCCTACGTGAAATAAAGCTTCCTGGCCATGGACTTTGTGTTACCTTTGATGAAAGTAACACCAAGTTCATAGTGTCTTTTGGCAATCCTTCACGTATCCTCATGTACAAATTGAAATAA
- the LOC128557559 gene encoding tripartite motif-containing protein 45-like gives MEASATVYCYECSEKLCEKCKDMHKKVKISSIHRLCDINKQEDVAKLEHLKSLTRCPKHLSDEVRYICKDHDQMCCNECAILEHRKCNEVVSIAKEQVDIGRSVYGTSYKLQQLIEYLEVLIGYETKHQSTVKACKTEMKDKFKQIKKRIDSAFYAMEKAVFGEFEEKSSLILKESTLHKEEIESLQSEIKHSLVEMETAKEFGQPLHLFLVDRILQNQLAKFEDSTSQIHDKMSKTVVRVIEDNICKELDRNIAACLKMKIEPSGFAIPSIPRILKYKSWLEATETNVRRQTKALYHSSNTKRYVPVIDHSRPQDRNKKNEESTKPDINVRNVVFNGADDDFGEIDDNDTRLDDLESIKRVSCSRLQKKDKRKHRKN, from the coding sequence ATGGAAGCATCTGCAACTGTCTATTGTTACGAGTGTTCAGAGAAATTATGTGAGAAATGCAAAGATATGCACAAGAAAGTAAAAATTTCATCTATTCATAGACTATGTGATATTAACAAACAAGAAGATGTTGCTAAACTTGAACATTTAAAATCACTAACTAGATGCCCCAAGCACCTGTCTGACGAGGTCAGATACATCTGCAAAGATCATGACCAAATGTGCTGTAATGAATGCGCAATTTTGGAGCATAGAAAATGCAATGAAGTGGTGTCTATTGCCAAAGAACAGGTAGACATAGGAAGATCTGTGTATGGAACAAGTTACAAATTACAACAGTTGATCGAATATTTGGAGGTATTAATTGGTTATGAAACAAAACACCAGTCAACTGTCAAAGCTTGTAAGACTGAAATGAaagataaattcaaacaaataaagaagCGAATTGATTCAGCATTCTATGCAATGGAGAAAGCTGTCTTTGGCGAATTTGAGGAGAAGAGTAGCTTAATTCTTAAGGAAAGTACACTTCATAAAGAAGAAATTGAGTCATTGCAATCTGAAATTAAACATTCACTGGTCGAAATGGAAACAGCAAAAGAATTCGGCCAGCCGTTGCATCTGTTTCTTGTTGACAGAATCTTACAAAACCAATTAGCAAAATTTGAAGATAGTACAAGTCAAATACATGACAAAATGAGTAAGACAGTTGTTCGTGTGATTGAAGACAATATATGTAAAGAACTCGATCGAAATATAGCTGCTTGTCTCAAAATGAAAATTGAGCCTTCCGGTTTTGCTATTCCATCGATTCCAAGAATCTTGAAGTATAAATCGTGGTTAGAAGCAACTGAAACAAACGTTCGTCGTCAAACTAAAGCACTTTACCATTCAAGTAATACAAAAAGATACGTACCAGTCATTGATCACAGTCGTCCACAAGACAGGAATAAAAAGAATGAAGAATCAACAAAACCAGACATTAATGTAAGAAATGTTGTGTTCAATGGAGCAGATGATGATTTCGGTGAAATTGATGATAATGATACAAGGTTAGATGACTTGGAATCCATAAAGCGTGTGAGCTGCTCGAGGTTACAAAAGAAGGATAAAAGGAAACATAGAAAGAACTGA
- the LOC123524460 gene encoding uncharacterized protein LOC123524460 gives MSKHTPAVSGSQSLPLTLLTLPDSSDTTVTLCESETEGLIFTPSLTVPEPEAVSESLQLTPLNPVNVTPFTDFQPSLNHSESVHSLELDTGDSDTSTQPPSPHPELERCFSPDLFSDEEHTEHSTDTDSDSSTLPVSVLRYLTLHSYV, from the exons ATGTCTAAGCATACACCAGCGGTGTCAGGCTCCCAGAGTTTACCGTTGACACTTTTGACATTGCCTGATAGTAGTGACACTACTGTTACTCTTTGTGAATCAGAGACAGAGGGCTTAATTTTCACACCGTCCTTGACTGTGCCTGAGCCTGAGGCTGTGTCTGAGAGCTTACAACTCACACCACTGAATCCAGTAAATGTTACACCATTTACA gattTTCAGCCATCATTGAATCACTCTGAGTCTGTACACTCACTTGAACTTGATACTGGTGACAGTGATACAAGTACCCAGCCA CCAAGTCCTCACCCTGAATTGGAGCGGTGTTTTTCTCCAGATCTGTTTTCTGACGAGGAACATACGGAGCATTCCACTGACACAGACAGTGATTCATCCACATTACCAGTAAGTGTATTGAGATATTTGACGTTACATTCTTATGTATAG